In the Salvelinus namaycush isolate Seneca chromosome 35, SaNama_1.0, whole genome shotgun sequence genome, one interval contains:
- the LOC120029488 gene encoding gamma-crystallin M2-like, with the protein MGKIIFYEGHNFQGRHYECNSDCADTFRHFNSCNSIRVTGGHWVAYEKPNFNGYQYILNQGEYPDYHHWMGFNNCIRSCQMFPPYRGAYRMRIYNRPEMSGHMMEFMDDCPNVYERFRHRDIFSSNVMEGHWVFYEHPNYRGRQYFLRPGEYRACSDWGCHNPMVGSFRRMRSGL; encoded by the exons ATGGGAAAG ATTATCTTTTACGAAGGCCACAACTTCCAGGGCCGCCACTATGAGTGCAACAGCGATTGTGCCGACACCTTCAGGCACTTCAACTCCTGTAACTCTATCAGGGTGACCGGCGGTCACTGGGTGGCCTACGAGAAGCCCAACTTCAATGGCTACCAGTACATCCTGAACCAGGGCGAGTACCCAGACTACCACCACTGGATGGGCTTCAACAACTGCATCCGTTCCTGCCAGATGTTCCCCCCC TACAGAGGAGCCTACAGGATGAGGATCTACAACAGGCCCGAGATGTCTGGTCACATGATGGAGTTCATGGACGACTGCCCCAACGTGTACGAGCGTTTCCGCCACCGTGACATCTTCTCCTCCAATGTCATGGAAGGCCACTGGGTGTTCTATGAGCACCCCAACTACAGGGGTCGTCAGTACTTCCTCCGCCCCGGGGAGTACAGGGCCTGCAGCGATTGGGGCTGCCACAACCCCATGGTGGGCTCCTTCAGGAGAATGAGGAGTGGCCTGTAA